The Patescibacteria group bacterium genomic interval TCTAGAGTCTTCTTAGCTTCCTTTGCTTCCTCTGCTGGCATATCCTCCGCAATTGTCTTGGGAGCGTTCTCTACTAGCTCTTTGGCTTCCTTAAGGCCCAAGCTTTGGTCAACTTTCCGAATAGCTTTGATAGTAGCAATCTTTTTATCTCCCCCACTCTTGAGCACTACACTGTAGGCTGATTTTTCTTCTCCCTCTTCCTCCCCATTTCCACCATTCCCACCAGCTGCAGGGACTGCAGCAGCCATTGGTTGGATATCAAATTTATTTTCTAAAGCTTTAACCAACCGAGAAAGTTCCAAAACACTCATCTCAGAAACTAGTTCAAGAACTTTTTCTGCATTTTCGCTAAGCTCTATTTCTTGTTCTTTTACTTCTTCTTTTTCTTCTTCTGCCATATAATTATTTTCACCCCCATTCAGAATTACTGATTTACGCTGATAAAACGGTATAAATTCTATCTATATGGATTTGCGCTGATTAAAAAACGCAAATTGACGCTAATTAAAAATAGACACGAATCGACGCCAATAAAGAAATGTGAATCTAGCTCTCCTTCGACATGGAACGTAAGTCATTTCCAAATCTTTGCAATGGTGCGCTAGCATTAGCAACAAACCTCTGTAAAGGAGCATTTAGAAGAGATGAGAACTGCGCTAAGAGCATTTCCCTTCCAGGAATCTCTGCCAATTCCAAAACTTCTGAACCAGATACTAAAGCTCCTTCAAACACTCCACCCTTAAACTCTAAATTACCAGCTTCCTCTTGAAAGTTAGACACAACTTTTATGCCTTTAAGAGCATCTCCAAATGAAAAAACCAGCGCTGTTGGACCTTCCAAATTAAAGTCAAAATTGTCTAAAGCACGGGTTATTAATGTATTTTTTGCCACTCTAATTTGAGCATCCTGCTCCAAAAGTTGCCCACGAAGGTTATCCAAAACACCCGCACCTAATCCGGAAAAATCGACAAAAGTAACACTTTTAGCTTTTTTCAGCTCTTTTTTTAAATCTTTTACTAATTGTTTTTTTTCTTCTAAATCCATAACAGCTAATATTCTACTAATTAAAACAAATTTACTACCAATACTACTAATTTTCTTGTCTCCCCCTTAATTTAACGAAACCTCCAAGGATTAAACAAGTTAAACCTCGCAGGATTCTCCAGTTAATTTCTCTCTTATTCGTAGCTTATTTGCCATACTAATTTCTTGCCTTATTCGTAACATATTTGTAGTATTCGTAGCCAATTCGTAGCATAAATAGAATTTATACCTTAATTATTTGTAACAGATTCGCTATCCCAATTCCTTATCTTATTCGTAAAGTATTTGTAGTATTCGTAGCCAATTCGTAGCATAAATAGAATTTATACCTTAATTATTCGTAGCTAATTCGCTATAAAAAAAAGAAATCCCGCTCACGCGGGATAAACAACAAAACTAGAATAATAACAAATTTGGTGTTTACCTCGGTGAGCAAAAATTAGTCCCTCACGGGAACTCACTGTCTACGGTAATCTAATTATACATTAACTACCTGTTTTTTCAAGTATATAGCTAAAGATAGTAGTTAGTAGTAAGCAAGAACATAAAAGTATAAAAAC includes:
- the rplL gene encoding 50S ribosomal protein L7/L12, translated to MAEEEKEEVKEQEIELSENAEKVLELVSEMSVLELSRLVKALENKFDIQPMAAAVPAAGGNGGNGEEEGEEKSAYSVVLKSGGDKKIATIKAIRKVDQSLGLKEAKELVENAPKTIAEDMPAEEAKEAKKTLEEAGAEVELE
- the rplJ gene encoding 50S ribosomal protein L10, yielding MDLEEKKQLVKDLKKELKKAKSVTFVDFSGLGAGVLDNLRGQLLEQDAQIRVAKNTLITRALDNFDFNLEGPTALVFSFGDALKGIKVVSNFQEEAGNLEFKGGVFEGALVSGSEVLELAEIPGREMLLAQFSSLLNAPLQRFVANASAPLQRFGNDLRSMSKES